In Rhea pennata isolate bPtePen1 chromosome 13, bPtePen1.pri, whole genome shotgun sequence, the following proteins share a genomic window:
- the LOC134146215 gene encoding chymotrypsinogen B-like isoform X2, with amino-acid sequence MALLWLLGCLALAGAARAGCGVPAIPPVIRGYTRIVNGEPAVPGSWPWQVSLQRNGRHFCGGSLISADWVVTAAHCSVRATDTVVLGEYDQASPSADVQSIGIAKVFKNPKFNMLTVRNDVALLKLAAPAQLTARVAPVCLPAASDVFPGGLVCVTTGWGLTDPEAEQTPALLQQAALPLLTNAQCKQYWGYRIADVMVCAGADGASSCMGDSGGPLVCQKDGAWTLVGIVSWGSSNCSPSVPAVYARVTELRAWIDSIVAAN; translated from the exons ATGgctctgctctggctgctgggctgcctggcgctggcgggcgctgcccgcgccg GCTGCGGCGTGCCGGCCATCCCGCCCGTCATCCGCGGCTACACCCGCATCGTCAACGGGGAGCCGGCGGTGCCCGGCTCCTGGCCCTGGCAGGTCTCCCTGCAG CGCAACGGCCGCCACTTCTGCGGCGGGTCGCTGATCAGCGCGGACTGGGTGGTCACCGCGGCCCACTGCAGCGTCAG GGCCACCGACACTGTGGTGCTGGGCGAGTACGACCAGGCCTCGCCCTCCGCCGACGTGCAGTCCATCGGCATCGCGAAG GTCTTCAAGAACCCCAAGTTCAACATGCTGACGGTCCGCAACGACGTGGCGCTGCTCAAGCTGGCGGCGCCGGCGCAGCTCACGGCCCGCGTGGCGCCCGTGTGCCTGCCCGCCGCCTCCGACGTCTTCCCCGGCGGCCTGGTGTGCGTCACCACGGGCTGGGGCCTCACCGACCCGGAGG ccGAGCAGACGCCGGCGCTGCTGCAGCAGGCGGCCCTGCCGCTGCTCACCAACGCGCAGTGCAAGCAGTACTGGGGGTACCGCATCGCCGACGTGATGGTGTGCGCGGGCGCCGACGGCGCCTCCTCCTGCATG GGCGACTCCGGGGGCCCGCTGGTGTGCCAGAAGGACGGCGCCTGGACCCTGGTGGGCATCGTGTCGTggggcagcagcaactgctCCCCGTCGGTGCCCGCCGTCTACGCCCGTGTCACCGAGCTGCGCGCCTGGATCGACTCCATCGTGGCGGCCAACTGA
- the LOC134146215 gene encoding chymotrypsinogen B-like isoform X3, whose protein sequence is MALLWLLGCLALAGCGVPAIPPVIRGYTRIVNGEPAVPGSWPWQVSLQRNGRHFCGGSLISADWVVTAAHCSVRATDTVVLGEYDQASPSADVQSIGIAKVFKNPKFNMLTVRNDVALLKLAAPAQLTARVAPVCLPAASDVFPGGLVCVTTGWGLTDPEAEQTPALLQQAALPLLTNAQCKQYWGYRIADVMVCAGADGASSCMGDSGGPLVCQKDGAWTLVGIVSWGSSNCSPSVPAVYARVTELRAWIDSIVAAN, encoded by the exons ATGgctctgctctggctgctgggctgcctggcgctggcgg GCTGCGGCGTGCCGGCCATCCCGCCCGTCATCCGCGGCTACACCCGCATCGTCAACGGGGAGCCGGCGGTGCCCGGCTCCTGGCCCTGGCAGGTCTCCCTGCAG CGCAACGGCCGCCACTTCTGCGGCGGGTCGCTGATCAGCGCGGACTGGGTGGTCACCGCGGCCCACTGCAGCGTCAG GGCCACCGACACTGTGGTGCTGGGCGAGTACGACCAGGCCTCGCCCTCCGCCGACGTGCAGTCCATCGGCATCGCGAAG GTCTTCAAGAACCCCAAGTTCAACATGCTGACGGTCCGCAACGACGTGGCGCTGCTCAAGCTGGCGGCGCCGGCGCAGCTCACGGCCCGCGTGGCGCCCGTGTGCCTGCCCGCCGCCTCCGACGTCTTCCCCGGCGGCCTGGTGTGCGTCACCACGGGCTGGGGCCTCACCGACCCGGAGG ccGAGCAGACGCCGGCGCTGCTGCAGCAGGCGGCCCTGCCGCTGCTCACCAACGCGCAGTGCAAGCAGTACTGGGGGTACCGCATCGCCGACGTGATGGTGTGCGCGGGCGCCGACGGCGCCTCCTCCTGCATG GGCGACTCCGGGGGCCCGCTGGTGTGCCAGAAGGACGGCGCCTGGACCCTGGTGGGCATCGTGTCGTggggcagcagcaactgctCCCCGTCGGTGCCCGCCGTCTACGCCCGTGTCACCGAGCTGCGCGCCTGGATCGACTCCATCGTGGCGGCCAACTGA
- the LDHD gene encoding probable D-lactate dehydrogenase, mitochondrial, producing MALRRLLGLAAAVGRRGCCTERPLPPGFVAALRAVAGAPNVSTAAAAREQHGRDESVHSCAAPGAVVWPQDVAQVQALAALCHRSDVPMVPFGTGTGLEGGVSAVQGGVCFDLSRMDRVSELRVEDFTVAVEPGVTRKALNSHLRATGLWFPIDPGADASLCGMAATGASGTNAVRYGTMKANVVNLRVVLPDGRLLHTAGPGRHFRKSSAGYDLTSLFVGSEGTLGFLTQATLRLHPVPEAVVAAVSAFPSVRAAVDCTVNVLQAAVPVARIEFLDDVMVDACNRYSGLRLRAAPTLFLELHGSRHSLAEQVRRIEELAELHGGADFAWAQEPEERSRLWAARHNAFYAALALRPGCKAYCTDVCVPISRLPDIVVDTKKDLQESGLTGPLVGHVGDGNFHCILVFNTEDPAETQRIKDFADRLGRRALALDGTCTGEHGVGLGKRALLREEVGEEGLATMRQIKAALDPKNLMNPGKVL from the exons ATGGCTCTGCGGCGGCTGCtggggctggcggcggccgtggggcgccggggctgctgcaCCGAG cgcccgctgcccccgggctTCGTGGCGGCGCTGAGGGCCGTGGCCGGGGCGCCCAACGTCtccacggcggcggcggcgcgggagcagCACGGCCGCGACGAGTCCGTGCACAG ctgcgccgcgccgggcgccgtgGTGTGGCCGCAGGACGTGGCGCAGGTGCAGGCGCTGGCGGCTCTCTGCCACCGCAGCGACGTGCCCATGGTGCCCTTCGGGACGGGCACGGGCCTCGAGGGCGGCGTCAGCGCCGTGCAG GGCGGCGTCTGCTTCGACCTGAGCCGCATGGACCGCGTCTCGGAGCTGCGCGTCGAGGACTTCACGGTGGCGGTGGAGCCCGGCGTGACGCGCAAGGCCCTCAACAGCCACCTGCGCGCCACCGGGCTCTGGTTCCCCATCG ACCCCGGGGCGGACGCCTCGCTGTGCGGCATGGCGGCCACGGGCGCCTCGGGCACCAACGCCGTGCGCTACGGCACCATGAAGGCCAACGTGGTCAACCTGCGCGTGGTGCTGCCGGACGGGCGCCTGCTCCACacggccgggcccgggcgccACTTCAG GAAGAGCTCGGCCGGCTACGACCTGACGTCGCTCTTCGTGGGCTCCGAGGGCACCCTGGGCTTCCTGACGCAGGCGACGCTGCGCCTGCACCCCGTCCCCGAGGCCGTGGTGGCGGCCGTCAGCGCCTTCCCCAGCGTCCGGGCCGCCGTCGACTGCACCGTCAACGTGCTGCAGGCCGCCGTGCCGGTGGCCCGCATCG AGTTCCTGGACGACGTGATGGTGGACGCCTGCAACCGCTACAGCGGGCTGAGGCTGCGCGCGGCGCCCACGCTCTTCCTGGAGCTCCACGGCTCCCGGCACAGCCTGGCCGAGCAGGTCCGGCGGATAG AGGAGCTGGCGGAGCTGCACGGCGGCGCCGACTTCGCCTGGGCCCAGGAGCCGGAGGAGCGCAGCCGCCTCTGGGCCGCGCGCCACAACGCCTTCTACGCCGCCCTGGCCCTGCGGCCCGGCTGCAAG GCCTACTGCACGGACGTCTGCGTGCCCATCTCCCGCCTCCCCGACATCGTGGTGGACACCAAGAAGGACCTGCAGGAGTCTGGCCTCACCG GACCCTTGGTGGGACACGTGGGTGACGGGAACTTCCACTGCATCCTCGTCTTCAACACCGAGGACCCAGCCGAGACCCAGCGCATCAAGGACTTCGCCGACCGCCTGGGCAG GCGGGCGCTGGCCTTGGACGGCACCTGCACCGGGGAGCACGGCGTGGGGCTGGGCAAGCGGGCGCTGCTGCGCGAGGAGGTGGGCGAGGAGGGCCTGGCCACCATGCGCCAGATCAAGGCCGCGCTGGACCCCAAGAACCTCATGAACCCCGGGAAGGTGCtgtga
- the LOC134146219 gene encoding chymotrypsinogen B-like isoform X2, which yields MALLWLLGCLALAGAAHAGCGVPAIPPVIRGYTRIVNGEPAVPGSWPWQVSLQRNGRHFCGGSLISADWVVTAAHCSVRGTDTVVLGEYDQASPSADVQSISIAKVFKNPKFNMLTVRNDVALLKLAAPAQLTARVAPVCLPAASDVFPGGLVCVTTGWGLTDPEAEQTPALLQQAALPLLTNAQCKQYWGYRIADVMVCAGADGTSSCMGDSGGPLVCQKDGAWTLVGIVSWGSSNCSPSVPAVYARVTELRAWIDSIVAAN from the exons ATGgctctgctctggctgctgggctgcctggcgCTGGCGGGCGCTGCCCACGCCG GCTGCGGCGTGCCGGCCATCCCGCCCGTCATCCGCGGCTACACCCGCATCGTCAACGGGGAGCCGGCGGTGCCCGGCTCCTGGCCCTGGCAGGTCTCCCTGCAG CGCAACGGCCGCCACTTCTGCGGTGGGTCGCTGATCAGCGCGGACTGGGTGGTCACCGCGGCCCACTGCAGCGTCAG GGGCACCGACACTGTGGTGCTGGGCGAGTACGACCAGGCCTCGCCCTCCGCCGACGTGCAGTCCATCAGCATCGCGAAG GTCTTCAAGAACCCCAAGTTCAACATGCTGACGGTCCGCAACGACGTGGCGCTGCTCAAGCTGGCGGCGCCGGCGCAGCTCACGGCCCGCGTGGCGCCCGTGTGCCTGCCCGCCGCCTCCGACGTCTTCCCCGGCGGCCTGGTGTGCGTCACCACGGGCTGGGGCCTCACCGACCCGGAGG ccGAGCAGACGCCGGCGCTGCTGCAGCAGGCGGCCCTGCCGCTGCTCACCAACGCGCAGTGCAAGCAGTACTGGGGGTACCGCATCGCCGACGTGATGGTGTGCGCGGGCGCCGACGGCACCTCCTCCTGCATG GGCGACTCCGGGGGCCCGCTGGTGTGCCAGAAGGACGGCGCCTGGACCCTGGTGGGCATCGTGTCGTggggcagcagcaactgctCCCCGTCGGTGCCCGCCGTCTACGCCCGTGTCACCGAGCTGCGCGCCTGGATCGACTCCATCGTGGCGGCCAACTGA
- the LOC134146219 gene encoding chymotrypsinogen B-like isoform X1, translating into MALLWLLGCLALAGAAHAGDPLNAAGCGVPAIPPVIRGYTRIVNGEPAVPGSWPWQVSLQRNGRHFCGGSLISADWVVTAAHCSVRGTDTVVLGEYDQASPSADVQSISIAKVFKNPKFNMLTVRNDVALLKLAAPAQLTARVAPVCLPAASDVFPGGLVCVTTGWGLTDPEAEQTPALLQQAALPLLTNAQCKQYWGYRIADVMVCAGADGTSSCMGDSGGPLVCQKDGAWTLVGIVSWGSSNCSPSVPAVYARVTELRAWIDSIVAAN; encoded by the exons ATGgctctgctctggctgctgggctgcctggcgCTGGCGGGCGCTGCCCACGCCGGCGACCCCCTGAACGCGGCGG GCTGCGGCGTGCCGGCCATCCCGCCCGTCATCCGCGGCTACACCCGCATCGTCAACGGGGAGCCGGCGGTGCCCGGCTCCTGGCCCTGGCAGGTCTCCCTGCAG CGCAACGGCCGCCACTTCTGCGGTGGGTCGCTGATCAGCGCGGACTGGGTGGTCACCGCGGCCCACTGCAGCGTCAG GGGCACCGACACTGTGGTGCTGGGCGAGTACGACCAGGCCTCGCCCTCCGCCGACGTGCAGTCCATCAGCATCGCGAAG GTCTTCAAGAACCCCAAGTTCAACATGCTGACGGTCCGCAACGACGTGGCGCTGCTCAAGCTGGCGGCGCCGGCGCAGCTCACGGCCCGCGTGGCGCCCGTGTGCCTGCCCGCCGCCTCCGACGTCTTCCCCGGCGGCCTGGTGTGCGTCACCACGGGCTGGGGCCTCACCGACCCGGAGG ccGAGCAGACGCCGGCGCTGCTGCAGCAGGCGGCCCTGCCGCTGCTCACCAACGCGCAGTGCAAGCAGTACTGGGGGTACCGCATCGCCGACGTGATGGTGTGCGCGGGCGCCGACGGCACCTCCTCCTGCATG GGCGACTCCGGGGGCCCGCTGGTGTGCCAGAAGGACGGCGCCTGGACCCTGGTGGGCATCGTGTCGTggggcagcagcaactgctCCCCGTCGGTGCCCGCCGTCTACGCCCGTGTCACCGAGCTGCGCGCCTGGATCGACTCCATCGTGGCGGCCAACTGA
- the LOC134146215 gene encoding chymotrypsinogen B-like isoform X1: protein MALLWLLGCLALAGAARAGDPLNAAGCGVPAIPPVIRGYTRIVNGEPAVPGSWPWQVSLQRNGRHFCGGSLISADWVVTAAHCSVRATDTVVLGEYDQASPSADVQSIGIAKVFKNPKFNMLTVRNDVALLKLAAPAQLTARVAPVCLPAASDVFPGGLVCVTTGWGLTDPEAEQTPALLQQAALPLLTNAQCKQYWGYRIADVMVCAGADGASSCMGDSGGPLVCQKDGAWTLVGIVSWGSSNCSPSVPAVYARVTELRAWIDSIVAAN from the exons ATGgctctgctctggctgctgggctgcctggcgctggcgggcgctgcccgcgccggcgACCCCCTGAACGCGGCGG GCTGCGGCGTGCCGGCCATCCCGCCCGTCATCCGCGGCTACACCCGCATCGTCAACGGGGAGCCGGCGGTGCCCGGCTCCTGGCCCTGGCAGGTCTCCCTGCAG CGCAACGGCCGCCACTTCTGCGGCGGGTCGCTGATCAGCGCGGACTGGGTGGTCACCGCGGCCCACTGCAGCGTCAG GGCCACCGACACTGTGGTGCTGGGCGAGTACGACCAGGCCTCGCCCTCCGCCGACGTGCAGTCCATCGGCATCGCGAAG GTCTTCAAGAACCCCAAGTTCAACATGCTGACGGTCCGCAACGACGTGGCGCTGCTCAAGCTGGCGGCGCCGGCGCAGCTCACGGCCCGCGTGGCGCCCGTGTGCCTGCCCGCCGCCTCCGACGTCTTCCCCGGCGGCCTGGTGTGCGTCACCACGGGCTGGGGCCTCACCGACCCGGAGG ccGAGCAGACGCCGGCGCTGCTGCAGCAGGCGGCCCTGCCGCTGCTCACCAACGCGCAGTGCAAGCAGTACTGGGGGTACCGCATCGCCGACGTGATGGTGTGCGCGGGCGCCGACGGCGCCTCCTCCTGCATG GGCGACTCCGGGGGCCCGCTGGTGTGCCAGAAGGACGGCGCCTGGACCCTGGTGGGCATCGTGTCGTggggcagcagcaactgctCCCCGTCGGTGCCCGCCGTCTACGCCCGTGTCACCGAGCTGCGCGCCTGGATCGACTCCATCGTGGCGGCCAACTGA